The proteins below come from a single Aegilops tauschii subsp. strangulata cultivar AL8/78 chromosome 6, Aet v6.0, whole genome shotgun sequence genomic window:
- the LOC109753925 gene encoding pentatricopeptide repeat-containing protein At3g04130, mitochondrial, whose translation MSQLSLWRRHGAKRALQLLLPCRLSLSSVTHSNRDLNSIDLTKEEEAPAAQIRSSLLKARNGNVQDLVQSLGVDCPGIQLTSNTVDSLLCKFGDDWKSAFGLFQWAQLSGNYKHTAYACSRMIDLLGKMRQIDRMWDLLSDMHCRGLVTVETAAKSIRRLAGARRWKDAVMLFDKLEDMGLERNTETMNVLLDALCKEKKVEVARKVFLVLSPHIQPDAYTFNIFVHGWCSARRIEEAKWTIEEMKARGFAPSVITYTAVLEAYCKQHNFRMVYEILDWMCSEGCHPNVITYTMIMTSLSKCHMFEEALSVSHRMKSSGCKPDTLFYNSLINVLGNAGYLSEASQVFQVEMPMNGVPRSLATYNTMISIFCQKDRDEDALNVLKEMEAHSCKPDLQTYRPLLRLFLSRRGQADSIRNLLNELINKQSLCLDVDTYSLLIHGLCRVGETDWAYQLFEEMVGSEIVPRYKTWELLLDEAQRKNMEGCVERIRNYMTCFGISV comes from the coding sequence ATGTCTCAGCTGAGTCTCTGGCGCCGCCACGGTGCTAAGAGAGCCCTGCAATTACTCCTTCCTTGTAGATTATCGTTATCATCAGTTACACACTCGAATCGAGATCTTAACAGTATTGACCTCACGAAGGAGGAGGAAGCGCCAGCAGCGCAGATCAGGAGTTCTCTTTTGAAGGCACGCAATGGAAATGTGCAGGATTTGGTTCAGTCCCTTGGGGTTGACTGTCCGGGAATTCAGCTTACAAGTAACACTGTGGACAGCTTGTTGTGTAAGTTTGGGGATGACTGGAAATCTGCTTTTGGTCTTTTTCAGTGGGCACAGTTGAGTGGCAATTACAAGCACACGGCATATGCTTGTAGTCGGATGATCGACTTGCTTGGGAAGATGAGGCAGATTGACCGGATGTGGGATCTATTGTCTGACATGCACTGCAGAGGCCTTGTGACTGTCGAGACAGCTGCGAAGAGCATCAGGAGGCTGGCAGGTGCAAGGAGATGGAAGGATGCTGTCATGTTGTTCGATAAGCTGGAGGACATGGGGCTGGAGAGGAATACAGAGACTATGAACGTTCTGCTTGATGCACTTTGCAAAGAAAAGAAGGTTGAAGTAGCACGCAAGGTCTTTCTCGTGCTCAGTCCGCACATTCAGCCTGATGCATACACATTCAACATTTTCGTCCATGGCTGGTGCAGTGCACGTAGAATCGAGGAGGCAAAGTGGACAATTGAGGAAATGAAAGCCCGGGGGTTTGCGCCTTCAGTTATCACCTACACTGCTGTCCTTGAAGCTTACTGCAAGCAACACAATTTTAGGATGGTCTATGAAATTCTTGATTGGATGTGTTCTGAAGGCTGCCATCCAAACGTCATTACTTACACTATGATCATGACCTCACTGTCAAAATGCCATATGTTCGAAGAAGCTCTGAGTGTATCTCATAGAATGAAGTCCTCTGGCTGTAAGCCTGATACATTGTTCTACAATTCCTTGATTAACGTGCTTGGTAATGCGGGCTATCTGTCTGAAGCTTCCCAGGTATTTCAAGTGGAGATGCCAATGAATGGCGTGCCCCGTAGTTTGGCTACCTATAACACCATGATATCAATCTTTTGCCAGAAAGACCGAGATGAAGATGCTCTCAATGTGCTGAAAGAAATGGAGGCGCACTCTTGTAAGCCTGATCTTCAGACATATCGGCCACTTCTCAGACTGTTTTTAAGTAGAAGAGGCCAAGCTGATTCCATTCGGAACTTGTTGAATgagctgatcaataaacaaagtCTATGTTTAGATGTGGATACATACAGTCTTCTGATCCATGGTCTTTGTAGGGTGGGTGAGACTGACTGGGCATATCAACTGTTTGAAGAGATGGTTGGTAGTGAGATAGTGCCTAGGTATAAAACATGGGAGTTGCTTTTGGATGAAGCACAAAGGAAAAACATGGAGGGTTGTGTCGAAAGAATTCGAAATTACATGACTTGTTTTGGTATTTCTGTTTAA